One genomic window of Streptomyces sp. WP-1 includes the following:
- a CDS encoding zinc-dependent alcohol dehydrogenase family protein: MRAVVFEEFGRPAEVREVPDPAPAEHGVVVRVEATGLCRSDWHGWMGHDTDIVLPHVPGHELAGVLEAVGARVTGWRPGDRVTVPFVCACGTCPACAAGDQQVCERQTQPGFSHWGSFAEYVALDHADVNLVAIPDGMAPGTAAGLGCRFATAFRAVVEQGRAAAGQWVAVHGCGGVGLSAVMIAAAAGARVVAVDIAPGALELARRFGAAHCLDAGTVPDTAAAVRELTGGGAHLSLDALGSPATCAASVGSLRRRGRHVQVGLLPSADGTTPVPMARVIARELELLGSHGMAAHAYPGMLELVRSGVLRPDLLVTSSIPLDAAPAALARMGRAPGAGVTVIEPWS; encoded by the coding sequence ATGAGAGCGGTGGTGTTCGAGGAGTTCGGGAGGCCCGCCGAGGTGCGGGAGGTGCCCGACCCGGCGCCCGCGGAGCACGGGGTCGTGGTGCGGGTCGAGGCGACCGGGCTGTGCCGCAGCGACTGGCACGGCTGGATGGGCCACGACACGGACATCGTGCTGCCGCATGTGCCGGGGCACGAACTGGCCGGTGTTCTCGAGGCGGTGGGCGCCCGGGTGACCGGATGGCGGCCCGGCGACCGGGTCACCGTGCCGTTCGTCTGCGCCTGCGGCACCTGTCCGGCCTGCGCGGCGGGCGATCAGCAGGTGTGCGAGCGGCAGACCCAGCCCGGCTTCAGCCACTGGGGCTCCTTCGCCGAGTACGTCGCCCTCGACCACGCCGACGTCAACCTGGTGGCGATCCCGGACGGCATGGCGCCCGGCACCGCCGCGGGCCTCGGCTGCCGCTTCGCCACCGCCTTCCGCGCCGTGGTGGAGCAGGGGCGGGCCGCGGCCGGCCAGTGGGTCGCGGTGCACGGCTGCGGCGGGGTCGGCCTGTCCGCGGTGATGATCGCGGCGGCGGCCGGGGCGCGGGTGGTCGCCGTCGACATCGCGCCCGGGGCGCTGGAGCTGGCGCGGAGGTTCGGCGCGGCGCACTGCCTGGACGCCGGCACGGTGCCCGACACGGCCGCCGCGGTACGGGAGTTGACCGGCGGCGGCGCCCACCTCTCCCTGGACGCCCTCGGCTCGCCCGCCACCTGCGCCGCCTCCGTCGGCTCCCTGCGCCGCCGCGGCCGGCATGTCCAGGTCGGACTGCTGCCCTCGGCCGACGGCACCACCCCGGTACCGATGGCCCGCGTCATCGCGCGGGAACTGGAACTCCTGGGCAGCCATGGCATGGCCGCCCACGCCTACCCCGGCATGCTGGAACTGGTCCGCTCCGGCGTGCTGCGCCCGGACCTCCTGGTGACCTCCTCGATCCCGCTCGACGCGGCCCCGGCGGCCCTCGCCCGGATGGGCCGGGCGCCGGGGGCCGGGGTGACGGTCATCGAGCCGTGGTCGTAA
- a CDS encoding AlpA family transcriptional regulator, protein MTDRRLWSYKEIAAHIKVQPDTVRSYRKHGLLPPPDHVEGGKPYWYADTVRAWVASRPSSRGRRPD, encoded by the coding sequence ATGACCGACCGCCGGCTCTGGTCCTACAAGGAGATCGCGGCGCACATCAAGGTGCAGCCGGACACCGTGCGGTCGTACCGCAAGCACGGGCTGCTGCCCCCGCCGGACCATGTGGAGGGCGGCAAGCCCTACTGGTACGCCGACACCGTCCGCGCCTGGGTCGCCTCCCGGCCGAGCAGCCGCGGCCGTCGCCCCGACTGA
- the iolC gene encoding 5-dehydro-2-deoxygluconokinase: MAYDLITMGRIGVDLYPLQAGVPLAQVTSFGKFLGGSAANVAVAAARMGRTTAVITRTGDDPFGTYLHDALRALGVDDRWVTSVPGLPTPVTFCEIFPPDDFPLYFYRQPKAPDLEIEEGELNLDAIAAARVFWVTGTGLSEEPSRTATLAAVAHRDPSGVTVFDLDWRPMFWRDPEAARPHYAEALRHATVAVGNLDEVEIATGTREPHAAARALLDAGVRLAVVKQGPEGVLAADADGAVVEVSPLPVTVLNGLGAGDAFGGSLCHGLLAGWDLETTLRGANAAGAIVASRLECSSAMPTPDEVSAALTAGAVR, encoded by the coding sequence ATGGCGTACGACCTGATCACCATGGGCCGGATCGGGGTGGACCTGTATCCGCTCCAGGCCGGGGTCCCGCTCGCGCAGGTGACGTCCTTCGGCAAGTTCCTCGGCGGCTCGGCGGCCAACGTCGCGGTGGCGGCGGCGCGGATGGGGCGGACCACCGCCGTGATCACCCGTACCGGCGACGACCCCTTCGGCACCTATCTGCACGACGCGCTGCGCGCCCTCGGCGTCGACGACCGCTGGGTCACCTCCGTGCCCGGACTGCCCACGCCGGTCACCTTCTGCGAGATCTTCCCGCCGGACGACTTCCCGCTGTACTTCTACCGGCAGCCCAAGGCCCCCGACCTGGAGATCGAGGAGGGCGAGCTGAACCTCGACGCCATCGCCGCCGCCCGCGTCTTCTGGGTGACCGGCACCGGACTCAGCGAGGAGCCCAGCCGCACGGCCACCCTCGCCGCCGTCGCCCACCGGGACCCGTCCGGCGTCACCGTCTTCGACCTCGACTGGCGGCCGATGTTCTGGCGCGACCCCGAGGCGGCCCGCCCCCACTACGCCGAGGCCCTGCGCCACGCCACCGTCGCCGTCGGCAATCTGGACGAGGTGGAGATCGCCACCGGCACACGCGAACCGCACGCCGCCGCACGGGCGTTGCTGGACGCGGGGGTCCGGCTCGCGGTGGTGAAACAGGGGCCCGAGGGCGTCCTCGCCGCCGACGCGGACGGGGCGGTGGTGGAGGTGTCCCCGCTCCCCGTCACCGTCCTCAACGGCCTCGGCGCCGGGGACGCGTTCGGCGGCTCCCTGTGCCACGGGCTGCTGGCCGGCTGGGACCTGGAGACCACCCTGCGGGGCGCCAACGCGGCCGGCGCCATCGTCGCCTCCCGCCTGGAGTGCTCCTCCGCGATGCCCACCCCCGACGAGGTGTCCGCCGCACTCACCGCCGGAGCCGTGCGGTGA
- a CDS encoding deoxyribose-phosphate aldolase, with the protein MAALARVRARNPEAIAEAAARRRRRPLLNDTGRLLIVAADHPARGALAVGDRELAMADRADLLGRLCLALSRPGVDGVLATADVLDDLLLLGALEDKVVMGSMNRGGLRGARFELDDRFTGYRPEDIARLGFDAGKLLLRLDYTDPGSLTTLESAARAVDAMAARRLPVFVEPFISRRTPGGVLVNDLSAEAVTRSIAIASGLGGSSAYTWLKVPVTEDPRDMARVMAASTLPAVLLGGDTADPSADRNTAHEKWRGALHLPTVRGLVAGRALLYPADGDVAAAVDTATALLREAA; encoded by the coding sequence ATCGCCGCACTGGCGCGCGTCCGTGCCCGGAACCCCGAGGCGATCGCCGAGGCCGCCGCCCGCCGCCGGCGCCGTCCCCTGCTGAACGACACCGGCCGGCTGCTGATCGTCGCCGCCGACCACCCCGCACGCGGCGCCCTCGCCGTCGGCGACCGCGAACTCGCCATGGCCGACCGCGCCGACCTGCTCGGCCGTCTCTGCCTCGCGCTGTCGCGGCCCGGTGTCGACGGCGTCCTCGCCACCGCCGACGTCCTGGACGACCTGCTGCTGCTCGGCGCCCTGGAGGACAAGGTGGTCATGGGCTCGATGAACCGCGGCGGGCTGCGGGGCGCGCGCTTCGAACTCGACGACCGGTTCACCGGGTACCGCCCCGAGGACATCGCCCGCCTCGGCTTCGACGCGGGCAAGCTGCTGCTGCGCCTCGACTACACCGACCCCGGCTCCCTGACCACCCTGGAGTCCGCCGCCCGCGCCGTCGACGCGATGGCCGCCCGCCGGCTCCCGGTCTTCGTGGAGCCCTTCATCAGCCGCCGCACCCCCGGGGGCGTCCTGGTCAACGACCTCTCCGCCGAGGCCGTCACCCGCTCCATCGCCATCGCCTCGGGCCTCGGCGGCAGTTCGGCCTACACCTGGCTGAAGGTGCCGGTGACCGAGGACCCGCGGGACATGGCCCGGGTGATGGCCGCCTCGACCCTCCCCGCCGTACTGCTCGGCGGTGACACAGCCGACCCGTCCGCCGACCGGAACACCGCGCACGAGAAGTGGCGCGGCGCGCTCCACCTGCCCACCGTGCGCGGCCTGGTGGCCGGCCGCGCGCTGCTGTACCCGGCGGACGGTGATGTGGCCGCCGCCGTGGACACCGCCACCGCACTGCTGCGAGAGGCCGCATGA